The following proteins are encoded in a genomic region of Streptomyces collinus Tu 365:
- a CDS encoding MerR family transcriptional regulator produces MPPRSTRLVDSLDDDDYPAYTMGRAAEMLGTTPAFLRALGEHRLITPLRSEGGHRRYSRYQLRVAARARELVDQGTPIEAACRIVILEDQLEEAQRINEELRTQGGQPPP; encoded by the coding sequence ATGCCCCCTCGCAGTACCCGCCTCGTCGACAGTCTCGATGACGACGACTATCCCGCCTACACCATGGGCCGGGCCGCCGAGATGCTCGGCACCACCCCCGCCTTCCTCCGCGCCCTGGGCGAACACCGTCTGATCACCCCCTTGCGCTCCGAGGGCGGCCACCGCCGCTACTCCCGCTATCAGTTGCGCGTGGCCGCCCGCGCCCGCGAACTCGTCGACCAGGGCACCCCCATAGAGGCCGCCTGCCGCATCGTCATCCTCGAGGACCAGCTCGAAGAAGCCCAGCGCATCAACGAGGAACTGCGGACCCAGGGCGGCCAGCCGCCGCCGTAG
- a CDS encoding hybrid sensor histidine kinase/response regulator encodes MTPARSAHDVLTIALRKPGDVITLRRCTQTVCRAAGLTGSPLVRLTTVVSEAGEHLLGAPGLSAHLRLEETDTVMVTVRIRWPGDSRPPTPLLTAAGRLLDDSRLTGPHEDGHHELVLAQRTETPPASLGDLAADVRATLADGSTAADLIEALRTQNGQLLAALEESQRQQDELQRLNAELEETNAGVMALYSELAGELQATNTGVVALYAELEDKSRQLELANEYKNRFWANVSHELRSPVNSIIALARLLLDASADPLSDEQRQQVALVQASGSTLLALVDELLDVAKAESGHLEPHPTDVDLRPLLHQLRGTLRGTAHPRVELAIPDHVQQQPLVTDEVMLTRILRNVLSNALKFTADGHVSLDVTEQDQTGDDPRFVFRVRDSGIGIPANELDRVFEEFYQVQGPHQRGRAGTGLGLPYARRLTELLGGTLTLHSETGHGTTVTLDIPARLTTPAPQNTPAPEVPAPDTQAGPPPTDPQAPEAPAGPPPAGPHAQAGGTPTGPAPRPATGPGPTAHVVVIDDDAAFLATLPPLLDGLAASVTTLSDSTRAAATVAHEQPDLVLLDLTMPTTDGYTVHRTLAADPRTEHIPVVVLTALEAGQVDHARLPGVRAVLSKTRLTAPDLAAVLTPHPTPPPPAAPTPPPTPPHPRAEEPR; translated from the coding sequence ATGACCCCGGCACGATCCGCGCACGACGTCCTCACGATCGCCCTGCGCAAGCCGGGCGACGTGATCACACTGCGCCGCTGCACCCAGACGGTGTGCCGGGCCGCGGGCCTGACCGGCAGCCCCCTGGTCCGGCTGACCACCGTCGTCAGCGAGGCCGGCGAACACCTGCTCGGCGCACCCGGACTCAGCGCACACCTGCGCCTGGAGGAGACGGACACGGTCATGGTGACGGTGCGCATCCGCTGGCCCGGCGACAGCCGGCCCCCCACCCCCCTGCTCACCGCCGCCGGCCGTCTGCTCGACGACTCCCGTCTGACCGGCCCGCACGAGGACGGCCATCACGAACTCGTCCTCGCTCAGCGCACCGAGACCCCGCCGGCCTCCCTCGGCGACCTGGCCGCCGACGTCCGCGCCACCCTCGCCGACGGCAGCACCGCGGCCGACCTGATCGAGGCACTGCGCACCCAGAACGGCCAGCTCCTGGCCGCCCTGGAGGAGTCCCAGCGCCAGCAGGACGAACTCCAGCGCCTGAACGCGGAACTGGAGGAGACCAACGCGGGCGTCATGGCCCTGTACTCCGAACTCGCGGGCGAACTGCAGGCCACCAACACCGGAGTGGTCGCCCTCTACGCCGAACTCGAGGACAAGTCCCGCCAGCTCGAACTCGCCAACGAGTACAAGAACCGCTTCTGGGCCAACGTCAGCCACGAACTGCGCTCACCGGTCAACTCCATCATCGCCCTGGCCCGGCTGCTGCTGGACGCCTCGGCCGACCCGCTGAGCGACGAGCAGCGCCAGCAGGTGGCGCTCGTCCAGGCCTCCGGCAGCACCCTGCTGGCACTCGTCGACGAACTCCTCGACGTCGCCAAGGCCGAGTCCGGCCACCTGGAACCCCACCCCACCGACGTCGACCTGCGCCCGCTGCTGCACCAGCTCCGCGGAACCCTGCGCGGCACCGCCCACCCCCGGGTCGAACTCGCCATCCCCGACCACGTCCAGCAGCAGCCCCTCGTCACCGACGAGGTCATGCTGACCCGGATCCTGCGCAACGTCCTGTCCAACGCCCTGAAGTTCACCGCCGACGGCCACGTGAGCCTCGACGTCACCGAGCAGGACCAGACCGGCGACGACCCGCGCTTCGTCTTCCGCGTCCGCGACAGTGGCATCGGCATCCCCGCGAACGAACTGGACCGCGTCTTCGAGGAGTTCTACCAGGTCCAGGGCCCCCACCAGCGCGGCCGGGCCGGCACCGGACTCGGACTGCCCTACGCCCGCCGCCTCACCGAACTCCTCGGCGGCACCCTGACCCTGCACAGCGAGACCGGCCACGGCACGACCGTCACCCTCGACATCCCCGCCCGCCTCACCACCCCCGCACCCCAGAACACCCCCGCACCCGAGGTCCCCGCCCCCGACACACAGGCCGGCCCCCCTCCCACCGACCCCCAGGCCCCCGAGGCGCCCGCCGGACCACCCCCCGCCGGCCCCCACGCCCAGGCCGGCGGCACACCCACCGGCCCCGCGCCCCGCCCCGCCACCGGACCGGGACCGACCGCACACGTGGTCGTCATCGACGACGACGCGGCCTTCCTCGCCACCCTTCCGCCCCTGCTGGACGGACTCGCCGCCTCCGTCACCACCCTCTCGGACAGCACCCGGGCCGCCGCCACCGTCGCACACGAACAACCCGACCTCGTCCTGCTCGACCTCACCATGCCCACCACCGACGGCTACACCGTCCACCGCACGCTGGCCGCCGACCCGCGCACCGAGCACATCCCCGTCGTCGTCCTGACCGCCCTGGAAGCCGGGCAGGTGGACCACGCCCGCCTGCCGGGCGTACGGGCCGTGCTCAGCAAGACCCGTCTCACCGCCCCCGACCTCGCCGCCGTCCTCACCCCACACCCCACCCCGCCACCCCCGGCAGCCCCCACGCCCCCGCCCACCCCGCCGCACCCCAGGGCCGAGGAACCCCGATGA
- a CDS encoding peptidylprolyl isomerase: MNRALMTALATAALAVSGAGTTASAADAPPRTTHGPCQYTQTPDEPAARPVPLPHDPRHTPGRGTVDVAVRTSQGPLPLRLDRAQAPCTVQSFLHLARHRFYDRTVCHRLTAYPTLKVLQCGDPTGTGEGGPGYKYKDELPVDLPPAPSDPTGARRVYGRGLLAMANAGPDTNGSQFFVVYGDSTLRPNYTVFGTVGAAGLKTLDKIAAGGVEPTAQDPAPVDGTPVLRTELLDVRPSCRP; this comes from the coding sequence ATGAACCGAGCGCTCATGACCGCACTGGCGACGGCAGCGTTGGCCGTGTCCGGGGCCGGCACCACCGCCTCCGCCGCCGACGCCCCGCCGCGCACCACGCACGGTCCCTGCCAGTACACCCAGACCCCGGACGAACCGGCGGCGCGGCCGGTCCCCCTGCCGCACGATCCACGGCACACCCCCGGTCGCGGCACGGTCGACGTGGCTGTCCGCACCAGCCAGGGCCCGCTCCCGCTGCGCCTGGACCGGGCGCAGGCACCGTGCACGGTCCAGAGTTTCCTGCACCTGGCGCGGCACCGCTTCTACGACCGTACGGTGTGCCACCGGCTGACGGCGTACCCGACGCTGAAGGTCCTGCAGTGCGGCGACCCGACCGGCACCGGCGAAGGCGGCCCGGGATACAAGTACAAGGACGAGCTGCCGGTGGACCTGCCGCCGGCCCCGAGCGATCCGACCGGCGCCCGTCGCGTCTACGGGCGCGGCTTGCTGGCGATGGCCAACGCCGGTCCGGACACGAACGGTTCGCAGTTCTTCGTCGTCTACGGCGACTCCACGCTGCGACCGAACTACACGGTGTTCGGCACGGTCGGCGCCGCCGGCCTGAAGACGCTCGACAAGATCGCCGCCGGTGGTGTCGAACCCACTGCGCAGGACCCGGCGCCCGTCGACGGCACCCCCGTACTGCGCACCGAGCTGCTCGACGTCCGCCCGTCCTGCCGGCCTTGA
- a CDS encoding SigE family RNA polymerase sigma factor, whose translation MEASSHDEFREFVAMRSTALLRLAVLLTGGDRHAAEDLLQIALMKAYGRWTRIEQPEAYVRQILYRQQVSRWRLRRHHAETTVGVLPESGGQAGAGQAGTGAEPELRIALWAALGRLSKRQRAVVVLRYFEDLPEAEVAALLGIPVGTVRSTAHRSLAKLRALVPELEPDGPAEQLRPLSYTAKEIQG comes from the coding sequence ATGGAGGCCTCGAGCCACGATGAATTCCGGGAGTTCGTAGCGATGCGCTCCACCGCGCTGCTGCGACTCGCGGTGCTGCTCACCGGCGGGGACCGGCACGCAGCGGAGGATCTGCTGCAGATCGCGCTGATGAAGGCCTACGGGCGCTGGACGCGCATCGAACAGCCCGAGGCGTACGTCCGCCAGATCCTGTACCGCCAGCAGGTCAGCCGCTGGCGGCTGCGCAGACACCACGCCGAGACCACGGTGGGAGTGCTGCCCGAGTCCGGCGGACAGGCGGGCGCCGGACAGGCGGGCACAGGAGCGGAGCCGGAGCTGCGGATCGCGTTGTGGGCGGCGCTCGGCCGCCTGTCCAAGCGCCAGCGCGCCGTGGTCGTCCTGCGCTACTTCGAGGACCTGCCCGAGGCCGAGGTCGCGGCGCTCCTGGGCATCCCGGTGGGCACGGTGCGCAGCACGGCGCACCGCTCGCTCGCCAAGCTCCGCGCGCTCGTACCGGAGCTGGAACCCGACGGGCCCGCGGAACAGCTGCGACCGCTCAGTTACACGGCGAAGGAGATCCAGGGATGA
- a CDS encoding ATP-grasp domain-containing protein, producing MRHRPDAPVVLVGARPAEGHTTLTRLGIPFVWIVDPGEPLPQAGAGVLAVHRAPYRADPTSLLEVPLPRDTAAVLSFTEFGLFPAALLCEALGLASVSVGAVLRTRDKLLMRRMLQADCPGPAFGIVGEDEPDADDFPLIAKPVRGAGSRGLHYIARPADYPALRDDLRGLLWERFVSGPEYSVEAVSGEDGHRILGVTAKRTSGRPRFIETGHQSPAPLDAVVHARIEERVRRCLDALGVDRGASHTEVKVEDGRVHVIETHTRPGGDRIPLLTQLVTGLDQYELAVRSVLPGPAPAEPRPRFAHAAVHYFPWEDAVLAGHADAGRCRALDGVVELQVHARPGDHLPLWQHSHQRPGHVVVGAGSRDELHARMRTVEEALSPVLRRTGDPVPAAPPLLPTS from the coding sequence ATGAGACACCGCCCCGATGCGCCCGTGGTCCTCGTCGGAGCCCGCCCCGCCGAGGGCCACACCACCCTGACCCGCCTGGGCATCCCCTTCGTCTGGATCGTCGACCCCGGCGAGCCGCTGCCGCAGGCCGGAGCGGGCGTCCTCGCCGTCCACCGCGCCCCCTACCGCGCCGACCCGACCTCCCTGCTGGAGGTACCGCTGCCGCGCGACACCGCCGCCGTCCTGTCCTTCACGGAGTTCGGCCTGTTCCCGGCCGCCCTGCTCTGCGAGGCGCTGGGGCTGGCGTCGGTGTCCGTGGGCGCCGTGCTGCGCACCCGGGACAAGCTGCTCATGCGCCGGATGCTGCAGGCCGACTGCCCCGGCCCCGCCTTCGGCATCGTCGGCGAGGACGAACCGGACGCGGACGACTTCCCCCTCATCGCCAAACCGGTCCGGGGCGCCGGCAGCCGGGGCCTGCACTACATCGCCCGGCCGGCCGACTACCCGGCCCTGCGCGACGACCTGCGCGGCCTGCTCTGGGAACGCTTCGTCAGCGGCCCCGAATACAGCGTGGAGGCCGTGTCCGGCGAGGACGGCCACCGCATCCTCGGCGTCACCGCCAAGCGCACCAGCGGACGTCCGCGCTTCATCGAGACCGGTCACCAGAGCCCGGCCCCCCTCGACGCGGTCGTCCACGCCCGGATCGAAGAACGCGTACGGCGCTGCCTCGACGCCCTCGGTGTCGACCGGGGCGCCAGCCACACCGAGGTCAAGGTCGAGGACGGCCGGGTGCACGTGATCGAGACGCACACCCGGCCCGGCGGCGACCGCATCCCGCTGCTGACCCAACTGGTCACCGGGCTCGACCAGTACGAGCTGGCCGTCCGCTCGGTCCTGCCCGGCCCGGCCCCCGCCGAGCCGCGGCCCCGCTTCGCCCACGCGGCCGTCCACTACTTCCCCTGGGAGGACGCCGTCCTCGCCGGCCACGCCGACGCCGGCCGCTGCCGTGCCCTCGACGGCGTCGTGGAACTCCAGGTGCACGCGCGCCCCGGCGACCACCTGCCGCTGTGGCAGCACAGCCATCAGCGTCCCGGACACGTCGTCGTCGGAGCCGGCAGCCGCGACGAACTCCACGCGCGCATGCGGACGGTGGAGGAAGCGCTGAGCCCCGTCCTGCGGCGCACGGGCGATCCCGTGCCCGCCGCGCCGCCACTGCTCCCCACGTCCTGA
- a CDS encoding DUF1345 domain-containing protein, with the protein MDPRDESRHEPRQVPYGEARWPMAAAVIAAAVLTLLLPDDLRLGPRWALPVVEGLLLVALIAGDPGRISRRSNALRGVSIALVGVLACGAIWSTLRLTDDLVHGGDETNSADALLQAGGSVWASTVLAFSLLYFELDSGGPAARAHHAPPTPALAFPQHLSPELNATHWRPRYIDYLYLGFTNATAFSPTDVMPLSPWAKIVMAVQSVVSLLILGLVIARAVNVLA; encoded by the coding sequence ATGGACCCCCGCGACGAGAGTCGGCACGAGCCCCGGCAGGTGCCCTACGGCGAGGCCCGCTGGCCGATGGCCGCAGCCGTCATCGCCGCCGCGGTGCTGACCCTGCTGCTGCCCGACGACCTGCGCCTGGGGCCCCGCTGGGCGCTCCCCGTCGTCGAAGGGCTGCTCCTGGTGGCACTGATCGCCGGCGACCCCGGCCGCATCAGCCGCCGCTCGAACGCCCTGCGCGGGGTGTCGATCGCCCTGGTCGGCGTGCTGGCGTGCGGCGCCATCTGGTCGACCCTCCGGCTGACCGACGACCTCGTGCACGGCGGCGACGAGACCAACTCCGCCGACGCCCTCCTGCAGGCCGGCGGCAGCGTGTGGGCCTCCACCGTCCTGGCGTTCTCCCTGCTGTACTTCGAACTCGACAGCGGCGGGCCCGCCGCCCGGGCCCACCACGCGCCGCCCACCCCCGCTCTCGCCTTTCCCCAGCACCTCAGCCCCGAGCTGAACGCCACCCACTGGCGCCCCCGCTACATCGACTACCTCTACCTCGGCTTCACCAACGCCACCGCCTTCAGCCCCACCGACGTCATGCCACTGTCCCCGTGGGCCAAGATCGTCATGGCGGTCCAGTCCGTCGTCTCCCTGCTCATCCTCGGACTCGTCATCGCCCGAGCCGTCAACGTCCTCGCCTGA
- a CDS encoding fused response regulator/phosphatase, with the protein MTQRTDSDPSPAHILVVDDTPTNRYVLATILRRAGHQVTEAEDGTRALEILAGPGPLPELAIVDVRLPDMSGFEVCEHIKNTPTTAAIPVINISASAITVDDRAHGLYRGADVYLVEPVAPAELLATVTATLRYGRARRRAELLTERLHLLNRFTLALYSAPDARTLIRVTAEAAGAIFRSDVAVFLTTPQGTPLVAHTWADPHTPQSPGRPQVHNAPARPAAGARPAHPAGPDLPCAPPRLTDPAQRRVVVGRAKADRQPVVVVTSADAVTTADDGRLLTQLTQASALALEALRSYSEEHALALTLQRSFLPETLPETARADLAVRYLPASERTEIGGDFYEAVTTPAGLVVAVGDVAGHSLDAAMVMGQVRHALRAYATEGHPPRAILAHLDHLLASVRPGASVTLCVILIEADSDTLHIANAGHLPPLIRDPDGTTRYVREHGPLLGLGLPHPPAHRVTVEPGSLLVLVTDGLVERRHEDLEHSLHTLAALVGEIGPDPEETCTKLLDRLLPDGSDDVALMAVRVNTPHPR; encoded by the coding sequence ATGACCCAGCGCACCGACAGCGACCCCAGCCCCGCCCACATCCTCGTGGTGGACGACACCCCCACCAACCGCTACGTCCTGGCCACCATCCTGCGCCGCGCCGGACACCAGGTCACCGAGGCCGAGGACGGCACCCGCGCGCTCGAGATCCTCGCCGGCCCCGGCCCCCTGCCCGAACTCGCCATCGTCGACGTCCGCCTGCCCGACATGAGCGGCTTCGAGGTGTGCGAACACATCAAGAACACCCCCACCACCGCGGCCATCCCCGTCATCAACATCTCCGCGTCCGCCATCACCGTCGACGACCGCGCCCACGGCCTCTACCGCGGAGCCGACGTCTACCTCGTCGAACCCGTCGCCCCCGCCGAACTCCTCGCCACGGTCACCGCCACCCTCCGCTACGGCCGGGCCCGCCGCCGCGCCGAACTCCTCACCGAACGCCTCCACCTGCTCAACCGCTTCACCCTCGCCCTGTACAGTGCCCCCGACGCCCGCACGCTGATCCGCGTGACCGCCGAGGCCGCGGGAGCCATCTTCCGCAGCGACGTCGCGGTGTTCCTGACCACACCCCAGGGCACCCCCCTGGTCGCCCACACCTGGGCAGACCCGCACACCCCCCAGAGCCCCGGCCGCCCCCAGGTCCACAACGCCCCGGCCCGGCCCGCCGCCGGCGCGCGCCCCGCCCACCCGGCCGGCCCCGACCTGCCCTGCGCGCCACCCCGCCTCACGGACCCCGCACAGCGCCGGGTCGTCGTCGGCCGCGCCAAGGCCGACCGCCAACCCGTCGTCGTCGTCACCTCCGCGGACGCCGTCACCACCGCCGACGACGGCCGCCTGCTCACCCAGCTCACCCAGGCCAGCGCCCTGGCCCTGGAAGCGCTGCGCAGCTACAGCGAGGAACACGCCCTCGCCCTCACCCTCCAGCGCAGCTTCCTGCCCGAAACCCTGCCCGAGACGGCCCGCGCCGACCTCGCCGTGCGCTACCTGCCCGCCAGCGAACGCACCGAGATAGGCGGCGACTTCTACGAGGCCGTCACCACCCCCGCCGGACTCGTCGTGGCCGTCGGCGACGTCGCCGGCCACTCACTGGACGCGGCCATGGTGATGGGCCAGGTCCGCCACGCACTGCGCGCCTACGCCACCGAAGGGCACCCGCCGCGGGCCATCCTGGCCCACCTCGACCACCTGCTGGCCTCGGTGAGACCGGGCGCCAGCGTCACCCTCTGCGTCATCCTGATCGAGGCGGACTCCGACACCCTGCACATCGCGAACGCCGGACACCTGCCGCCCCTGATCCGCGACCCCGACGGCACCACCCGCTACGTCCGCGAACACGGCCCCCTCCTCGGCCTCGGCCTGCCCCACCCGCCCGCCCACCGGGTCACCGTCGAACCCGGATCCCTCCTCGTCCTCGTCACCGACGGACTGGTCGAACGCCGCCACGAAGACCTCGAACACTCCCTGCACACCCTCGCCGCACTGGTCGGCGAGATCGGCCCGGACCCCGAGGAGACCTGCACCAAACTCCTCGACCGCCTCCTGCCCGACGGCAGCGACGACGTGGCCCTGATGGCGGTCCGCGTGAACACACCCCACCCACGCTGA
- a CDS encoding PQQ-binding-like beta-propeller repeat protein, which produces MTTQRVEDKVRETLHAVALDAVLAPADLAQQVVRRRGRRRFSQVAGAAVAVAAIAAGAMLGPWGSGGGEQGRPARPAVSPQGWHPWQSGAAGAGERGCLADGSALYCSGSRYDVVKMDANTGERLWSVKVNGGGDGMDPPFAVRDGVVYAYRNHTAEHEPNGDYAGGTDVMAVDAATGRRLWSVKMPQDDRTGQAAMLIDGALWANTPSLRTMSALDPRTGETKWRHTWAKGEVCQRAVLSGVPYLLCTQDSEDVHDTDLLRLDPATGQAHKVTTLRGRQELLGTSDDRMVLASTTSTTAHDFQLSSVSGSGARTSLPDQAKGHIASWAVAGDRLISVSWKGQASAYSLTSGKTVWTGPVGVTMPGKDTMASLATPVVSTRQATVYFFSPAGDLSGLDLRTGKQVWHTHLDTGEPQPGGRSDTPQLLLYQDVLIARNGSRIFSLLPPTGH; this is translated from the coding sequence ATGACGACACAGCGGGTGGAGGACAAGGTCCGCGAGACGCTGCACGCGGTCGCCCTGGACGCGGTACTGGCGCCGGCGGACCTGGCGCAGCAGGTGGTACGGCGGCGCGGCCGGCGTCGCTTCTCACAGGTAGCGGGGGCCGCGGTGGCCGTCGCCGCGATCGCCGCGGGGGCGATGCTCGGACCGTGGGGGAGCGGTGGGGGCGAACAGGGCCGCCCGGCGCGGCCGGCCGTGTCGCCGCAGGGCTGGCACCCGTGGCAGAGCGGAGCGGCGGGAGCCGGCGAGCGGGGCTGCCTGGCGGACGGTTCCGCGCTGTACTGCAGCGGGTCCAGGTACGACGTGGTGAAGATGGACGCCAACACCGGCGAGCGGCTGTGGAGCGTCAAGGTCAACGGCGGAGGCGACGGCATGGACCCCCCCTTCGCCGTGCGCGACGGCGTCGTCTACGCCTACCGCAACCACACGGCCGAGCACGAGCCCAACGGGGACTACGCCGGCGGCACCGACGTGATGGCCGTCGATGCCGCCACCGGCCGGCGGCTGTGGTCGGTGAAGATGCCGCAGGACGACCGCACCGGCCAGGCCGCCATGCTCATCGACGGCGCGCTCTGGGCCAACACCCCGTCCCTGCGCACGATGTCGGCCCTCGACCCGCGGACCGGCGAGACGAAGTGGCGCCACACCTGGGCCAAGGGCGAGGTGTGCCAGCGGGCCGTACTGAGCGGTGTGCCCTACCTGTTGTGCACCCAGGACAGCGAGGACGTGCACGACACCGACCTCCTGCGTCTCGACCCCGCCACCGGCCAGGCCCACAAGGTCACCACCCTGCGCGGCCGGCAGGAGCTGCTCGGGACCTCGGACGACCGGATGGTCCTGGCCTCGACCACCAGCACGACGGCCCACGACTTCCAGCTGTCCAGCGTCAGCGGATCCGGGGCGCGCACGTCACTGCCCGACCAGGCCAAGGGACACATCGCAAGCTGGGCCGTCGCCGGTGACCGGCTGATCTCCGTGTCCTGGAAGGGCCAGGCCTCCGCCTACTCGCTGACCAGCGGGAAGACCGTGTGGACCGGCCCGGTGGGCGTCACGATGCCCGGCAAGGACACCATGGCGTCCCTCGCGACCCCCGTGGTGTCCACGAGGCAGGCCACCGTGTACTTCTTCAGCCCGGCCGGCGACCTGTCCGGACTCGACCTGCGCACCGGCAAGCAGGTCTGGCACACCCACCTCGACACCGGCGAACCACAACCCGGCGGCCGGTCGGACACGCCCCAACTCCTGCTCTACCAGGACGTGCTGATCGCCAGGAACGGCAGCAGGATCTTCTCCCTCCTCCCACCGACCGGCCACTGA
- a CDS encoding anti-sigma regulatory factor yields the protein MGPVNTGLVAEAGDVHWLRADIALAAAARRQAGQLARAVGLPDERVSRVELCVTEMATNLLKHAHDGSLALRVVRTRGRAGVECLSLDNGPGIDDVQRALRDGTSAYGSLGIGMGAIERLADVSGIHSLPGRGTVVCARFWTDGPPPEPEPVATGGLTRPITGEQLCGDTWAVRALDCPSPALLLLMCDGLGHGPLAARAADQARAAFRASRHINPEAVLRDVHEALRKSRGAAAAIALIDLADQRVHLSGVGNITALLAHGDRRNGLLSTPGIAGAHLPRARTHTMPFPPGTALIMHSDGLSDRWKPHDFPGLFTQDASLVAGQLLNQTAVRRDDAGIVVALHRPS from the coding sequence CGCCGAGGCCGGCGATGTCCACTGGCTGCGCGCGGACATCGCCCTGGCCGCCGCCGCACGCCGCCAGGCCGGACAGCTGGCCCGCGCCGTCGGCCTGCCCGACGAACGCGTCTCCCGCGTCGAGCTGTGCGTGACGGAGATGGCCACCAACCTCCTCAAGCACGCCCACGACGGCTCCCTCGCCCTGCGCGTGGTGCGCACCCGCGGCCGCGCCGGCGTCGAGTGCCTCTCGCTCGACAACGGCCCCGGCATCGACGACGTGCAGCGCGCGCTGCGCGACGGCACCTCCGCCTACGGCAGCCTCGGCATCGGGATGGGCGCCATCGAGCGGCTCGCCGACGTCAGCGGCATCCACTCCCTGCCCGGCCGCGGCACCGTGGTCTGCGCGCGGTTCTGGACGGACGGCCCCCCACCCGAACCCGAGCCCGTCGCCACCGGCGGCCTGACCCGCCCCATCACCGGCGAGCAGCTGTGCGGCGACACCTGGGCCGTCCGCGCCCTCGACTGCCCCTCGCCGGCGCTGCTGCTGCTGATGTGCGACGGCCTCGGGCACGGCCCCCTCGCCGCCCGGGCCGCGGACCAGGCCAGAGCCGCCTTCCGCGCGAGCCGGCACATCAACCCCGAAGCCGTCCTGCGCGACGTGCACGAAGCACTGCGCAAAAGCCGCGGAGCGGCGGCCGCGATCGCCCTGATCGACCTAGCCGACCAGCGCGTCCACCTCAGCGGCGTCGGCAACATCACCGCCCTGCTCGCGCACGGCGACCGTCGCAACGGACTGCTGTCCACCCCCGGCATCGCCGGCGCCCATCTGCCCCGCGCACGCACCCACACGATGCCGTTCCCGCCCGGCACCGCCCTGATCATGCACTCCGACGGCCTCAGCGACCGGTGGAAACCGCACGACTTCCCCGGCCTGTTCACCCAGGACGCCTCCCTGGTCGCCGGGCAGCTGCTGAACCAGACCGCGGTCCGCCGGGACGACGCCGGGATCGTCGTGGCCCTGCACCGGCCCTCATGA
- a CDS encoding flavin reductase family protein, producing MGLPAPTATTLPPARGSAPQHAPRADRDTFCAAMTHLPSGVSIITTQSPQGPLGCTVNSVISLSAQPPTLLVSLANTSRTLLNALRTGGFAVNVVSWQQRELYGRFAQGDPVRRFDGVPHSLRDGQPVLTHASAVFTCAVERSIEVGDHTLLVGSPIDASHDGDARPLVLHRHRAHQLDASA from the coding sequence ATGGGCCTTCCCGCCCCCACGGCCACGACCCTGCCGCCGGCCCGCGGCAGCGCTCCCCAGCACGCACCGCGCGCCGACCGCGACACCTTCTGCGCCGCCATGACCCATCTCCCCAGCGGCGTCAGCATCATCACGACGCAGAGTCCGCAGGGCCCGCTGGGCTGCACCGTCAACTCCGTCATCTCGCTGTCCGCCCAGCCGCCCACGCTGCTGGTGTCGCTCGCGAACACCAGCCGCACCCTGCTCAACGCCCTGCGCACCGGCGGCTTCGCCGTCAACGTCGTCTCCTGGCAGCAGCGGGAGCTGTACGGCCGGTTCGCCCAGGGAGACCCCGTCCGGCGTTTCGACGGCGTCCCGCACTCCCTCCGTGACGGCCAGCCCGTCCTGACCCACGCGTCCGCCGTGTTCACCTGCGCCGTCGAACGATCCATCGAGGTGGGCGACCACACACTCCTGGTGGGCAGCCCCATCGACGCCTCCCACGACGGCGACGCCCGTCCCCTGGTCCTGCACCGCCACCGTGCGCACCAGCTGGACGCGTCCGCTTGA